The Streptomyces sp. NBC_01439 genome contains the following window.
GTGCCTCAGGGGCCGTACGGGCCTACCCCTCGGCGATCATCGCCTCGCCCGACGGCAGGTTCGTCTGGGCGGCCGTCCGCGGGGTCGACGCGCTCGTCACCCTCTCCCTCGCCGACGGGCCCGGGAAGCCAAGACTCACCGGCGCCGTGGACTGCGGCGGCGCGTGGCCGCGCGATCTCGCCGCCGACGCCTCGGGGAACCGGCTCTACGCCGCCAACGAGCGCTCGGGGGACGTCACCTGGTTCGAGGTGGACCCGCTGACCGGGCAGCCGCACCGGGCCGGCGCGCTGGCCGTGCCGGCGGCCACCTGCGTGGTCCTGGGCTAACACGGGCCCGCGGGGCATGGGAAAGGGCCCCCGACGGCCACGGGAGACCGTGGCCGTCGGGGGCCCTTCGCTACGTACGGGCGGGTCAGTGTGCGGCGGCGTCCTGGGGGATCCCGAGAGCCGCGGCGTACTGCGCGACGGCCAGCTTGCCGAGCGCGCCATAGGCGCCGAGCACCTCCGCGGTGGCGCAGTCGGCCTCCTTGCAGGCGGTGTCGAGGAGCCCGTCGGCGGCCTCCGGGCCGATCAGGTACGGGGCGAGCGCGAGGAGCGTGGAGCCCTCGCGGCGCAGCTGCTCGGCGACCGCGGCCACCGAGCCCTCCTGGTCCAGCGCGGCGGCCTTGACGGGCACGGCGAGCCGGGCGGCGAGCAGCATGCCCGTGATCCCGGCGGCCTGTACGGCCTCCTCGCCGCCGGTGGTGGCCAGGACGATGCCGTCGGCGGCGGTGGTCACGGTGAAGAGCCGGGCGCGGTCGGCGCGGGCCAGGCCCGCCTCGGAGAGCCGCACGTGCAGGCCCTCGGCGAGCAGCGGGTGCGGGCCGAGCACGTCGGCCAGCTCGGCGGCGGCCGAGGAGTCCATCAGTGCCTGGCGGATCCGGCGGAGCAGATCGCTGTCGGGGCCGGCCAGCAGCGGCACGACCACGGCGTCCGGGCCGGTCGGCGCGGGCACCTCGTGGCCGGCC
Protein-coding sequences here:
- a CDS encoding sirohydrochlorin chelatase; protein product: MSSPTGPANGLPVRMPRPRQTGRHRRPEPAVAPEGAPALVLAVPGAPSAASRGLAEEIISIGRSELPGLDARIGFLEGDDDTEFPSLSGVLTAVATERVARAEFARTAGHEVPAPTGPDAVVVPLLAGPDSDLLRRIRQALMDSSAAAELADVLGPHPLLAEGLHVRLSEAGLARADRARLFTVTTAADGIVLATTGGEEAVQAAGITGMLLAARLAVPVKAAALDQEGSVAAVAEQLRREGSTLLALAPYLIGPEAADGLLDTACKEADCATAEVLGAYGALGKLAVAQYAAALGIPQDAAAH